In Leopardus geoffroyi isolate Oge1 chromosome D1, O.geoffroyi_Oge1_pat1.0, whole genome shotgun sequence, a single window of DNA contains:
- the LOC123602087 gene encoding collagen alpha-1(III) chain-like, which yields MFNGEMSCRPRSQHPAPGPGYQVQTSARAPPPGPEGAGLRNTSPFPGRLPARPELGPRGSPRLPRPEPGQSEAPQSRGWGGWGAPCQNHVNNPCQKPSTRPGSPTPTPLAAGGLGGLGEGKGAPRGAQPRTPPRGTERHGGVGPARPHGPPSDAAGLLAGPGVKVVKREELPVIGENVEKRGRRFLEDQSVPDGEGHVAGLIWLRERLSPVWVGRPNQASQRGHGGKCHTAPAPRDAWAAPGPARAPTARPFQTRQTCHMLLRAPSLTLGPARPHTGWARGGEGQPPGRQTDTPATLAAGGGSSGCSVQLPGRPPRSSPQ from the coding sequence ATGTTTAATGGGGAAATGAGTTGCAGGCCTCGTTCTCAGCAtccggctccaggccctggctACCAAGTCCAGACATCTGctcgggccccacccccaggccccgaGGGCGCGGGCTTGAGAAACACGAGTCCCTTCCCAGGCCGCCTCCCAGCCAGGCCAGAGCTGGGGCCGAGAGGCTCCCCACGGCTCCCCAGGCCGGAGCCTGGACAGTCAGAGGCACCCcagagccgggggtggggggggtggggggccccaTGTCAAAATCATGTTAACAACCCATGTCAGAAACCATCAACTCGGCCCGgctcccccaccccgaccccgcTGGCtgcaggagggctggggggacTGGGAGAGGGCAAGGGGGCCCCGAGGGGAGCGCAGCCACGCACCCCACCTCGGGGCACGGAAAGGCACGGGGGCGTCGGGCCGGCACGGCCGCACGGGCCCCCTTCCGACGCTGCCGGCCTCTTGGCGGGCCCAGGAGTCAAAGTGGTCAAGCGTGAGGAACTTCCAGTCATTGGAGAAAACGTGGAGAAGCGAGGAAGACGCTTCCTTGAGGACCAGTCGGTTCCAGATGGcgaggggcacgtggctggccTCATCTGGCTGCGGGAGCGACTCAGCCCCGTGTGGGTCGGGCGGCCCAACCAAGCCTCCCAGAGGGGACACGGCGGCAAATGCCACACGGCCCCTGCTCCCCGGGACGCTTGGGCGGCGCCAGGCCCCGCCCGTGCGCCCACAGCACGCCCGTTCCAGACCCGCCAAACCTGCCACATGCTTTTGCGAGCACCGTCTCTGACCCTGGGGCCCGCTCGGCCGCACACGGGCTGGGCCAGAGGCGGCGAGGGGCAGCCCCCCGGCAGGCAGACAGACACCCCGGCCACCTTAGCCGCTGGTGGGGGCAGCTCTGGGTGCTCTGTGCAGCTCCCCGGCCGCCCACCACGGAGCTCTCCTCAATAA